Below is a window of Physeter macrocephalus isolate SW-GA unplaced genomic scaffold, ASM283717v5 random_1563, whole genome shotgun sequence DNA.
GTGGAACAGGGAAACCGATTTAAGCTTAGAGCTGGGATAGGGTTTTTCACTTCTCCAGGTACCAGCGCCAGGAGGGAGTGGTCCTGCAACCGGAGGATCAGTGCTTCAGAAAagccaggcctggggtggggatgggggtgttgGAAACGTCCTCACAGTTGCCCGCGGGGCCCGGCGGCGGCAGTCCCTGGGCCGCGCGGGGGTTGGAGGTGGGGCCGAGGGTCCCAGGTAGCGCGAGAGCCGGGCGGGGAAGCGGAGGGGGCGCGAGGGGTGAGGGCGGACGGAGGCTCAGCGGCTTTGGCCCGCTGGCCTCGCGCCCGGCCCCGCCTTGAGGGGGCGCTGCCTCCTCCTGGGCGGCTGGGGGCGCTGCGGCCGAGCGGCGGGGGGCGCTGCCTCCTCCGGGACGGCGGGGGGCGCTGCGGGCCGGGCGGTGGGGGCGGCCCGGGCCGGTGCGGCGAGCGGCACGGCGGATGGAGAGTCTGGCCGCGGCCGGCGGCGCCGCCTCCTCGTCGGGCCGGGCACGGCGGGCCGGGGCCTTTGTGTGAGGCGGCGGCGGCGATGGTGCTCGAGCCCCGCGGAGCCGGGTAAGCGCGGCCCGGCCGAGGGCTGCCCCGGCCGAGGCCCGACCCCCGTCCCGGCCTTTCTCTCGCTCTCGCTTGGCTCCCTCCTGCCCGCTCCCCTCGGCCGGACCCATCCTCCCCGGCCGCGCGCCGACCCTGGCCGGCCCCGCCGCCTATCCCCTCGACCCCCGTACggccccgcgccccgccgccACCCCCCGTCCGCGCCCGGGGTCGCCCTGAGGAATTCCCCCGCTGTTTGGGGAGGGACCGAAGTGCTCGATGCCTCCCAGATGGAGTGCCCCAGCCGGATCCAACGCCCTTCCTCTCGGATTCGGCCCTCCAGAGGGGAGACGGCGGCGCCGCGGGATTGTTGGGGTGCCTTCTCCGAAGTTCCGAATCCGTCCCCTCCCACTGCCCGCTTGGGCTTCCTGGTGTCCTGACCTACTGACGGCTGATGTGTGGCCACCAGGGCCCGGGAGATGCTTGGCTGGTACCCAGCAATGCTCAGAAGCTTCCTGGGCCCCAGAAAAAGTTGGGAGTTAGTCGAATGTGGTGAGGTGAAGAAAGGGTCTGTGTTGCCCAGGGCGAGTCGTGAGGCCGAGAGAGAAGGCAACTAGTTTGTCTTCTTTCTGGCGTGCAGGACTCAAAAAGGGGAAGAAGTGGTACTGAGCAAGCCTTTAGGAGTTACCTATGTAATTAGATGCCTTCTTATGGTATCAGGTATATATCTCTTACTTCTGGTCAACGTAAGCATAAATCCTGAAAAGGGTGGGAAGAATTGAAGCATATTTAGGTAATATTAAATGCCACAGTGGTGTTCTGCTTTGCTTTACTTCTCTGGTGTCTGAGTGTTTTAACTTCATCCACAGCATACAGAGAATGTGATAGAGCAGTATCCGAATGGCTCTGGGCTATGGAGAGACAAGAGGGGAGGCAGGTAGCATAGGTAGGGAGAGATGGGAACTCAAGAATAAGCAAGAGATTTATTTACGGTCTGAACGATCACAGCAATGATAGGAAACTAAAGGGTAGAGCATCCTTATCTTTTCCCCAACAGCTAATGGAGCTTGATAATTGTGTTCAAGTATGTATATGGCATTTGGCATCATAAGGGAAGAGAATATACTCAGTGAGATAGGAAAGCCTGGATTCAGGAAGAAGTTAGGCatttaatatgagaaaaatttGAACCAGTTGCTTTGGTAATGAAGTATAAGATTGTGTCGAGAGGATGCTTCTGACTTGGCTTTAAGGCACTAGCTTCTGTCCACCCAGGCTTACAGCTTCTCTTACTGACTCTTAAAGACCAACccatcagatttttttcaatacttttgGATTTTGTTGTGACAACTCTTGTTGGGAGTATGCAGGGAGAGAGGTCACTGCCTCGTCACTTTTGATGTCCTTACCCCGAGCAGAATGGAGCAGGTGTCTGTCCATTCACTCTTGCTCTCCGCCCGGGGCTTGGAAACATGCAGACTGGTGGCATTTCGTCCTGCAGAACTCCTCACCGGCAGGGGTGTGTTTGGCCATCcaccttttccttttgctgtCCACAGATTAACCGTGCTGATAAGGAGGCAACGTCATAGGAGCTGCTAAGATGGGCATGAGGATCAAACTGCAAAGCACCAACCACCCCAACAACCTGCTGAAGGAACTCAACAAGTGCCGGCTCTCCGAGACCATGTGTGATGTCACCATCGTAGTGGGGAGCCGCTCCTTCCCAGCCCACAAAGCCGTGCTGGCCTGTGCAGCTGGCTACTTCCAGAACCTCTTCCTGAACACTGGGCTTGATGCTGCCAGGACCTATGTGGTGGACTTCATCACCCCCGCCAACTTTGAGAAGATTCTGAGCTTTGTCTACACGTCAGAGCTCTTCACGGACCTGATCAACGTTGGGGTCATTTACGAGGTAGCTGAGCGTCTGGGTATGGAGGATCTCCTCCAGGCCTGTCACTCCACCTTTCCTGACCTGGAGAGCACTGCTGTGGCCAAGCCCCTGACCAGCACCAGTGAGAGCCACTCCAGTACCCTGAGTTGTAGCTCAGCAGAACCAGCCCATCCCCTTGGAGAActccggggtgggggggagcacTTTGGTCCTGATCGAAACTACGCGTTGCCTAGTGATGCTGgaggaaactataaagaggaagagagaaacgtTACCAGTGACACTAACCATAGCCTGCCTCTGCCGCAGCAGCCACTGCCGCCAAAGACAGAAGACCACGATGCCCCTGCTCCGTTCACGTCTGTTCCCAGTGTGGTGACCCAGCCAGTCCTAGGCACTGTCAGCATGGGCGTCCAGACCAGCACAAGCTCCTGCCAGCCATACAAAGTCCAGAGCAACGGAGACTTCAGTAAAAACAGTCTCTTCACCCCTGACAATGCAATAGACATCACCACTGGGACCAACTCCTGTCTGAGCAATAGCGACCACTCCAAAGACCCGAGCTTTGGGCACATGGATGAGCTCCAGCTGGAGGACCTGGGGGATGATGACTTGCAGTTTGAAGACCCCACCGAGGAGATGGGCACAGCTGAGGAGGTGATTGAGTTGAGTGATGACAGTGAGGACGAGCTGACTTTTGGAGAGAGTGACAACCGAGAGAATAAGGCCATGCCTTGCCAGGTATGCAAGAAAGTTCTAGAGCCCAACATTCAGCTGATCCGACAGCATGCTCGGGACCATGTGGACCTGCTGACCGGCAACTGCAAGGTCTGTGAGACCCACTTCCAGGACCGAAACTCCCGGGTGACCCATGTTCTGTCCCACATTGgtattttcctcttctcctgcGACATGTGTGAAACTAAGTTCTTCACCCAGTGGCAGCTGACCCTCCACCGACGGGATGGAATATTTGAGAACAACATCATCGTCCACCCCAACGACCCCCTGCCTGGGAAGCTGGGTCTCTTTTCAGGGGCAGCCTCCGCAGAGCTGCCGTGTGCCGCCTGCGGGAAGGCATTGGCCAAAGATTTCCACGTGGTCCGGGGCCACATCCTTGACCATCTGAACCTGAAGGGCCAGGCCTGCAGCGTCTGTGACCAGCGCCACCTCAACCTCTGCAGCCTCATGTGGCACACACTCTCCCATCTCGGTATCTCAGTCTTCTCCTGCTCTGTCTGTGCGAACAGCTTTGTGGACTGGCCTCTCCTGGAGAAGCACATGGCTGTGCACCAAAGCCTGGAAGACGCCCTCTTCCACTGCCACTTGTGCAGCCAGAGCTTCAAGTCGGAGGCTGCCTATCGCTACCACGTCAGCCAGCACAAATGCAACAGTGGCCTTGACGCACGGCCTGGTTTTGGGCTACAGCACCCAGCTCTCCAGAAGCGGAAGCTGCCGGCTGAGGAGTTCCTGAATGAGGAGCTGGTGCTGCAGGGCCAACCCGGGAATAGCAAGTATAGCTGCAAGGTGTGTGGCAAAAGGTTTGCCCACACGAGTGAGTTCAACTACCACCGGCGGATCCACACGGGCGAGAAGCCGTACCAGTGTAAGGTGTGCCACAAGTTCTTCCGAGGCCGCTCGACCATCAAGTGCCATCTGAAGACGCACTCGGGGGCCCTCATGTATCGCTGCACGGTCTGTGGCCACTACAGCTCCACCCTTAACCTCATGAGCAAGCACGTCGGCGTGCACAAAGGCAGCCTCCCGCCTGACTTCACCATTGAGCAGACCTTCATGTACATTATCCATTCCAAAGAGGCCGAAAAGAACCTGGACAGCTGACTGGGTCCCAGCAGAGCCAGGGGGAGCTCCCAGGCAGCAGCCAGGACGTTGGTTTTCTAATGGCTGTTGGTCACTCCCCAGCCGAAGTTACAGTTTTGCCTTGCTAGGAGTTCTGTTCTGTCCTGTgttgaaagaagaagaaagaagaaatagcacATGAACACTGTTACTGTTTTTGAGAAGCAACGGCCCTATCATGTTTACCTCCTTACCTGTTCTTGCCCATGGAGGGCTGTGTTTTTGATTCTTTTGAGGCTGGTTTTGGGATCTCGTCAGGCAGTTGGTGTCAACTAGATCCCCTTCCCCAGCCGCTCGAGTTTTAGTTTACTGATAGGTTTTATGCTGCTAAGAATCCAACCAACAGCCTCACTGAACAGAGGAGGCGGAGAGAGGTTTTCACCGTGGGTATTACTGCCAGACCTCCAACCGGGACAACCAGCTATGAGAGAGATTTTGGGAATGTGGTCATTCAGAAAAGACTAGTCAGCAGGGCAGCTCACCTCAGGTGCCAGTCCCAGCCCTCAGCAGGGGAAAGGTGTCAGGGATGGAGGGTCCTGCTTGGTCCATGGCTCTAATCTGCTGATTGGACAGTAAAATCTCTTGGCAGCTAGATCCAAACTGGGGACAAAGCTTTCTGTTTAGGTCAGAAGGCTTTGGGATGAATCCTTGCCAGCCAGAAGAGGTGTCCTGCAGTGCTGCCGGAagtggcagcctggatggacAGGAAGGgagatttctcttttctccttaattCCAAAGAAACACGATTTTATGGAGTGATGGCCCAGGACGTCAGGCCTTCCCTGTGGGCAGAAAGGACAGGGAGCCACTTTGATGTAATCCTCTGTCATCTGGCCACGTCCATCGACCTTGAGTTTCCTGGTGGAGAGGTGGGGATGTCTCTGAAGCAGCAGCCTTGCCTTAATTTACATCCAGTCTCCCACCTAGAAGTGTGTTTGGCCTATAGTGTAGACGAGAAGACCCCAGGAGGTGGAGTGGTGGACTGTGAGCCCTTCAGGATTAAAGGGACCCGAGTAAGTGGTGGTTTGTAGCGGGATGTGAGTCTGTCTGTCCCAGTCAGGTAACCTGTCGTTCACTTTGTGCTAACTGGGCCAGAGCTTTGGCAGCTCACCTTTGACCTGCTGGAATTTATCCTGATCTGTCATTGCGTCGCCACCAGGGGGCGCTGTTGATCAGCAGCTGGTTCAGGCCCTCCCTAGGTGACTCGGGAATGGGTCTGACCAGTCCTGGGGTGCTGGTTGGCTCCGTTCTTAGTTGCCTTTTTGAGGGGTCTTACCCAAAGAAGGCTTGAGGGAGAGGGCCCTCGGATCTCGCATCTCACAAGGTGGCACCTCAGTAACCCATACTACCTCACCTGCTCAGGCGAGCTCTGGGGGTGCCTGGCCTCGGCCCTCATACAGCCCCTCGTGGGACTCAGCAGCACCCCAGGCTGTTTTACAAGCAAGTGGTTTTAATTAACTCACAAGGCCTTTTTggacattaatatttatttatttttgtttttgtatacatattACCCAGCATCTCTTGGATAAGAGACTTCAGGAAAATGAGCTTCTCCCCAGCAAGTAGCCATATTCCAGGGGACAATCCTGGCCAGATATTTGGGAAACAGGGGCTGAAACTAGGGGAGAACAGGTCAAGCCTTTAAACAAgcaaattcttttctttccagataGTCTCTTGCAGAATAGACCCAGGGAATCATTTAGGTAATGGATGTACATTCTAGAAAGTTGAGGCTTGTTAAATCCCTAGGCCTTCCATCCCCTTTCCATCCTGTGATTGAGTAGGTTGGGCACTGGGTTGAGGGGATCAAGTCACATGAAGGACCTTTTTGCGTATTTTCTCATCCTTCCTAAAGTTGGGAAGCTATAATAAGACATACAAGTAAACCAAAGCTCTGTCCCTGTTGGACCTgctgcctctctccccagccct
It encodes the following:
- the ZBTB39 gene encoding zinc finger and BTB domain-containing protein 39 — its product is MGMRIKLQSTNHPNNLLKELNKCRLSETMCDVTIVVGSRSFPAHKAVLACAAGYFQNLFLNTGLDAARTYVVDFITPANFEKILSFVYTSELFTDLINVGVIYEVAERLGMEDLLQACHSTFPDLESTAVAKPLTSTSESHSSTLSCSSAEPAHPLGELRGGGEHFGPDRNYALPSDAGGNYKEEERNVTSDTNHSLPLPQQPLPPKTEDHDAPAPFTSVPSVVTQPVLGTVSMGVQTSTSSCQPYKVQSNGDFSKNSLFTPDNAIDITTGTNSCLSNSDHSKDPSFGHMDELQLEDLGDDDLQFEDPTEEMGTAEEVIELSDDSEDELTFGESDNRENKAMPCQVCKKVLEPNIQLIRQHARDHVDLLTGNCKVCETHFQDRNSRVTHVLSHIGIFLFSCDMCETKFFTQWQLTLHRRDGIFENNIIVHPNDPLPGKLGLFSGAASAELPCAACGKALAKDFHVVRGHILDHLNLKGQACSVCDQRHLNLCSLMWHTLSHLGISVFSCSVCANSFVDWPLLEKHMAVHQSLEDALFHCHLCSQSFKSEAAYRYHVSQHKCNSGLDARPGFGLQHPALQKRKLPAEEFLNEELVLQGQPGNSKYSCKVCGKRFAHTSEFNYHRRIHTGEKPYQCKVCHKFFRGRSTIKCHLKTHSGALMYRCTVCGHYSSTLNLMSKHVGVHKGSLPPDFTIEQTFMYIIHSKEAEKNLDS